The following is a genomic window from Hydrogenobacter sp..
GCAAGAGCGCTTTTGAGGACACCTTCTATTATTTTTGCACTTTTCTTAGGTATAACTTTGAGCTGGTAAAGTGCATTTCCTGCACTTTGACCTTGAATAACTCTCAGCACCTGCCTCACCTTTGTAGGTGAGATCTTCGCATACTTCAAAACAGCCTTCACTTCCATATCTTTACCTCACTTCTTTTTTGCTACCTTCGCTGACTTTTCGGGATGTCCCTTGAAGGTTCTTGTAGGCGCAAACTCACCAAGCTTATGCCCTACCATATCCGCAGTTATGTATACCGGTACAAAAGTCTTACCATTGTGTACAGCTATGGTATGTCCAACAAATTCTGGAATTATGGTTGTGTCTCTGCTGTAAGTCTTCACGACTTTTCTATCCCCTGTTTGGTTCATAAGTTTGATCTTCTTCCAGAGCTTTGGATCAACCCAAGCTTTTTTGTTAACCAATGCCCTATACTCGTTCCATACCTCCCTATATCTCGCAAGAGCTTGCTGGAAGAGACTCTCCGTGTGCTGTACCTTTCTAACCTTTTTATATATTCTTTGCGTCTTTTTATAAAGTTTTAGGAAGGTATCAAGGTCCTCTATAAGCCTGTTTCTCTTATTCCATGCACCCCTGAAACTCATTTCTGCAAGCCTCCTTTCCTTCTGGAGAGTATAAACCTGTCAGAATACTTTTTACCTCTTCTCGTTTTATAACCTTTCGTTTTCCAGCCCCAGGGTGATTCTGGATGTTTACCTTTTGTTTTCCCTTCACCTCCACCGTGCGGGTGATCCACGGGATTCATAGCCGTCCCTCTCGTGTGGGGCCTCCATCCAAGCCACCTGTATCTTCCAGCCTTCCCCATCTTTATAAGCTCATGTTCAGCAAGACCTACAACACCAATTGTTGCCATACACCTTTGATGTACTAACCTTATCTCTCCGGAAGGTAGCCTCAATTGTACGTAGTCATCTACCTTGCCCAATAT
Proteins encoded in this region:
- the rpsS gene encoding 30S ribosomal protein S19 — protein: MVNKKAWVDPKLWKKIKLMNQTGDRKVVKTYSRDTTIIPEFVGHTIAVHNGKTFVPVYITADMVGHKLGEFAPTRTFKGHPEKSAKVAKKK